The genome window TGACACCATTTTCCTTCTGTCACTGTCGTGCtgtgtttacttcctgtttggttttgcAGAGGGCTCGCTACACCTGCTTGCCACATCTGGTCTGTTGCCCTCCCCTCCATgactccatccatctgtcttcctctctgcccctgtcctccatctccattCAGATCACCAGAGCAGTGAGCATGTGGAGGGGGAGCGATCTGAGCCCAGCCTGCagttccatctccctctctcattccgcCCTAAACCCCCCCGCATCGCTCTGCAGGCCGTCAGAGACAGGtgacccccccaacacaccttTCGGGAGACAAAAGAACTATAAACTTTATGCGCTCAAGCATAAAAATGAAATGTGTGGATGGGTTTTAGGGCAAAAGATGTTGGTCAATTAGATATGATACCCGACCACTGCATGCATGTCCAAATGTGCCTTGTAGTTAGTTACATTTAGGCACAGTTATGATGGATAACATGGTAGTGTTTTTTGAGGGCTATAAGCTTTTCAAATACGTATTTTCTTTTAAGGTTGTGTGATTTTTGAGAAGTGAAAGCTCAAAGCTCAAAAGAAGACGTGCAGCCTGTTTTTGGGGTGGTTTGACTTACTTCCTCTTTCCGCATAGCATTCACATTCAAACCTGTGTATTTCACTCCCTTAGTTTCAACTTTGCTGTTCATGCATTTGTTCGGTGGACCTCGATGCCTATTGTACATTTCATCATTGTAGTTTTGTTGTGTTCGTGAAGACGAATTGTTCGCCGTGCCTCGCTGGCAAGTGAGGGTCATTGTCAGAGGCTGCATCTGAACCTGAGGCCTTGCCTTCCCCTCAGTGTGACGAGCTTTGTGAAGAAGACGACTGACAAGATCAACACCCTGCAGATGAACTCGGATATCTGGCTCCGGCCTGACCACAGAGAGGGTGCAGGACAGGCCGAGCTCGCTCCCTCCACCGCACCACTTCCTGAAGAGCCGGAACACGAGTGAGTGTGGAAGAGGGGCTGGACATTAGCGCCGCAGGCAAGGCTAACCCCCGACAGCAAGAGAAGGTGTTCTGATATGTCGTGTGTTTTACAGGGTGTCCGTCAGTCAACCGAACACGGAGAATGACCTTCAGGAACTTCGCACCGCTACAGAGCGAGCCGTGTACGTACACAGCAACGGCAACACACAAACCTTTTGTTCTACAGACATCCCATAATTATGGCTAAAGAGGATATCATTCTCTCTTTATGGCAAAGAGAACAGCATGACCTTAAACATGTATGTACCATGTTCCATCCTAAGCAGCTTCCAGATCCAGGACCCACTAGTTCTGCTGGACCCGGCATGCTTAGGGGAAGCCCTGGAGGAGTGGGTGCCTGTGCTGGAGAGGGTTTTAGGACCTTCGGTTGAAGGACACCtcggtgtggaggggtgtgagaGGGTCCATCCAGAATGTGAGGACCAGTCCCCATCGCTGGAGAAACCGCCGGCGGACGAGGGCGAGGAGAACGAGAGACCCGAGGATTCCCCAGCGAGTGGCGAGGAAGGACACCAGAGGTCAGATCATCTCCGTCCCGAAGGCGGCGGTGAGGAGGTGCCTGTAACGTCAAACGGCGCTCCTTCCGAGCCCGTTCTCGTGCGGCCCCCCAAACCCCTGCCCTCCGACCTCCAGGCGCAGCTCGGACGACTGGCCACGTTGTTTGTGGAGACGCGCTGCTTCAGAGGGCCGCTTAAGCACCCAGGGGTCGCGACCTTCATGCGCCGCTACTTCTTCCTGCTGGACCAGGAGCGtgtgaggaggatgtgtgtgctcAGTTTCCATGAGCACCCAGAGCTCCAGAGCTCCTTCATGGAAGCCATGCTAGGTTAGTAGGTAGCATTCCTATCAGGACCTGGTACATTGTATATTTCTCAGTTATATGGAAGATACACAGTGGAAACATTTAAAAGTTTAACAATGTGCCTTTTTATTGCATCCCTTTATTGCTAAAAAAAATACAGAACTGACGCAGTCTAAcaaggtggtggaggtgattcACAAAGGGGATCTTCTGAAGTCTCTGCGCAGCCTGCGAGAGTTACAGCCCTGGagcgctcctcatctcctcgcTCACCTCCACAGGTCCACACCCTCAAGCCTTTAATCACCTGTCCCCTCCCAGCTGGCCACCACttcttttgaaatgtgtatttCTTCTCTTAGGTTGTATGAGAAGCATGGGGAGGTTGCAGTGCGCTCCTTCACCCAGTTCTATCCCACGATCCTTCCCTCTGACGTCATGGCCATGGCCCAGCCCAGCCATTTCCTGGCGTACCTCGACAATCTTGTGCAGTCGCGTGCTGAGGAACAGAGGTAGCGTTGGCTAGGTGttgctctccgtctctccatttACAGAACAACTAGAAGAACTACAATAAACTAGAAGAACTACAATTGACCGTGCTGTGTTGAACCTGTTCCTGTTCTCCTCCAGATCGGCGTTCCTgggctccctcctccagcccgagTCGCTGCGTCAGGACTGGCTCCAGCTGGCGCTATCCCACGATGCTCCCCAACAGTCTGACACCCTGACCTCGGACGGGCATCCCAGGTCTAGCGCTGTGATATGTTGGACTCAGACCCACAACCTGTGTTCGCTATTCACCCTTGGGATCGTCAGTCTCACGTCAGTCGTCGTTTCCCTCTTTTCTAGGTGGCATTCGCATTTCTTCTCATGGGGGTATGGccgcttcctgtctctcttgatTCGCCTGCCAGCTGACCTGGACTCCAAGCAAATCATGGCTGAAACCTGCAGGCGAAACGGGTAATTGCTGTCACGATTGTTACAGTCAGTGCTGGTTGGTAATGACACATAACTTGCCACCTAATAAACCATATACTTCCGAGAAGAGGTGTTTAGAGACACATCTATGCAGGACTGTGAGGGGATAAGTTGACCTGTGATTcactgtctgtggtgtgtgtgtgtgtgtgtgtgtgtgtgtgtggtgcagataCTGGACTGGCTACCTGTACCTGTGCTGTGAGCTGCAGCGTCGCTCAGAGGCTTTCTCTGCTATCTGCAGGCTGGATGACCTCAGTCTGCTTGAGGAGCCCAAAGGTACACACCCGTCACTGAACATCTCACCGTTTAAATCCCCTCAGAACATTCAAACGTACAACGGAAAGTTACCGGATTTCAAAAAcaatccccccaaaaaactgtcaCTGTTCTCGGACTTTAACGTTACTTGTGACCATCTCAAAGAGAGTTGtcactctcccatctctccctcccaggtGTGGTGCCCCAGACCCTGGATGAATGGAAGACTGTGATCCAGATGTCCCAGCAGTGCAGCAGGCCGTTGGACcaggcccaggcatgcgctggGAGCAGCCTGGCTAACGGCTCCGCAgacagcagcaaccaggtcaGCCCTGaaagcctgactctgaggctggcTAGGGTGGTGGGGCCGGACCGGGCCCTGGCGGTCCTGCAGGAGtgcggggtggaggtggagctcAGGCCCCACTCCGCCCTGGTCTGTGAGCTGCTGAGGGTGGCAGAGAAGAGGCAGAGGTGGGTTCTCACGACCAGGTGGAGGATGTTCCGCGTGTTGCATTGTACGGTACAGTTTGTATCCAGATGTTACTTTCTGAGTTAACTTTTTCCAAATCGGTCTCATTTTCCTCAGGGCCCTGATCCAAACCATGCTGGAGCGCTGTGATCGGTTTCTTTGGTCCCAACCTGCCTAGCtggtgccagggagaggccTAGCCGGTGCCCAAAGCCACATCATAAACAAGCTAACTTGTTCTTAATTTGACAGTGCCTATTAACTTCCATGTCCTAATGTAGGATTGAGCTTTCTTCAGTGTTCTGATCCAGTAAATGTCTTCCAAATGAAGAGTGATATTGTATCTGCTTTGACTAACCTCTCTCATTGACTTCTTATGGCTGAACtgttattgaaaaaaaaaaaaaaaatagcacATGACCATTGAATGAATTTAATCAAACCAGTTTAATTTAACTATGCTAATCTATAAATATTTATTGGAATAAAGTATTTGAACTTTGATCCTTAGTTCCATTTATTACAGACGTTTCAAGAGATAAAAGTTCCCCTGATCTTTCCTGTCTTAAAAAACGATAGCGTTAATAACACAGTAATGAAATGAAACTGTCTTCTCATTGGATAATATCTTCCCTCCACACCTGGAACATCAAAGGTGAATAGAGAACATTATGTAGAGTTCAGAAGCAGTTTCTCTCTTAGGCTGTCTATATTGTTTATCTCGGCCTAAACCAACACTAATATATTCCTTGTTTAACAAAGAACATTTACTATCAATATAACAGGTGAGAAAAAATTACCACAGATTAGTTTTCAAAATGCGTCCCTATGCaggacccccccttccccaggtaatccgtcctcctctctcgcccgtctcctgtcctctccttccatctggCCCACCTGCGCGTGTCATTGGAGGCCCTGGCATGGTGACGATCAGATTCAAGCTTTCAGCATCCAGCGAAGACACTGACACACTTGTACAGTAAGAAGGAGAGCTTATTGAAAACTGAAGAGGTCTCATGACGTCAGCGTGAAATACCATTCGGATGCTTCTCATACTCTTGCAGGCACAGCTGCCTTTAAAAATGAATCTCTTTAACTTGAATCGTTGATTGTAAATACTGACCTTCGACTCCTTTTATAAACTTATGAGTTCCCCTCGGATTTATCCCTATTACATCTTTTAAATGCCACTCTGAAAGGCTTGTGGAACCG of Osmerus mordax isolate fOsmMor3 chromosome 4, fOsmMor3.pri, whole genome shotgun sequence contains these proteins:
- the hps5 gene encoding Hermansky-Pudlak syndrome 5 protein isoform X2 is translated as MVPVVSESHSHVLAEFDCLDPLLSALRLDSGRLKCTCLAVSRKWLAIGTSSGGLHLIQREGWKQRLILTHKEGSITQVACCPHDEDFIAVATSQGLVVVWELQLERRGRPERVSVSWEHQAQAITSLCWDTTALRVFVGDAGGKVSFLRAGSSKLGKGSAFVIFPVQTITTVDSRVVQLGYADGRLLVSSLSRCYLCDTERQKFWRVGNKERDGEYGACFFPQSRVLASGQAPLLYCARPGSRIWEASFSGEVLSTHQFKQLLACPPVPLISYRTEPQYNPVQRSPQSMAFPKLLCLGDQHLLAWTDSAIYIFTPQTGQVLLWSEVKDVVEVAVYRSELFCLYGDGHLSHLSLLSAERCVERLLRREAWVAAASVCCMFQHTIAPSRVRKSIPVDRLDHLRSQLSSSTHSDLIGQLEEVISKLEPLDSASSSRRSSISSHESFNVLDCGIYRVISRRGSQSDEETSSLVSQSMLEEERLKEFSFGQEEDQVDHDHQSSEHVEGERSEPSLQFHLPLSFRPKPPRIALQAVRDSVTSFVKKTTDKINTLQMNSDIWLRPDHREGAGQAELAPSTAPLPEEPEHEVSVSQPNTENDLQELRTATERAVFQIQDPLVLLDPACLGEALEEWVPVLERVLGPSVEGHLGVEGCERVHPECEDQSPSLEKPPADEGEENERPEDSPASGEEGHQRSDHLRPEGGGEEVPVTSNGAPSEPVLVRPPKPLPSDLQAQLGRLATLFVETRCFRGPLKHPGVATFMRRYFFLLDQERVRRMCVLSFHEHPELQSSFMEAMLELTQSNKVVEVIHKGDLLKSLRSLRELQPWSAPHLLAHLHRLYEKHGEVAVRSFTQFYPTILPSDVMAMAQPSHFLAYLDNLVQSRAEEQRSAFLGSLLQPESLRQDWLQLALSHDAPQQSDTLTSDGHPRWHSHFFSWGYGRFLSLLIRLPADLDSKQIMAETCRRNGYWTGYLYLCCELQRRSEAFSAICRLDDLSLLEEPKGVVPQTLDEWKTVIQMSQQCSRPLDQAQACAGSSLANGSADSSNQVSPESLTLRLARVVGPDRALAVLQECGVEVELRPHSALVCELLRVAEKRQRALIQTMLERCDRFLWSQPA
- the hps5 gene encoding Hermansky-Pudlak syndrome 5 protein isoform X1 — translated: MVPVVSESHSHVLAEFDCLDPLLSALRLDSGRLKCTCLAVSRKWLAIGTSSGGLHLIQREGWKQRLILTHKEGSITQVACCPHDEDFIAVATSQGLVVVWELQLERRGRPERVSVSWEHQAQAITSLCWDTTALRVFVGDAGGKVSFLRAGSSKLGKGSAFVIFPVQTITTVDSRVVQLGYADGRLLVSSLSRCYLCDTERQKFWRVGNKERDGEYGACFFPQSRVLASGQAPLLYCARPGSRIWEASFSGEVLSTHQFKQLLACPPVPLISYRTEPQYNPVQRSPQSMAFPKLLCLGDQHLLAWTDSAIYIFTPQTGQVLLWSEVKDVVEVAVYRSELFCLYGDGHLSHLSLLSAERCVERLLRREAWVAAASVCCMFQHTIAPSRVRKSIPVDRLDHLRSQLSSSTHSDLIGQLEEVISKLEPLDSASSSRRSSISSHESFNVLDCGIYRVISRRGSQSDEETSSLVSQSMLEEERLKEFSFGQEEDQVDHDHQSSEHVEGERSEPSLQFHLPLSFRPKPPRIALQAVRDRRIVRRASLASEGHCQRLHLNLRPCLPLSVTSFVKKTTDKINTLQMNSDIWLRPDHREGAGQAELAPSTAPLPEEPEHEVSVSQPNTENDLQELRTATERAVFQIQDPLVLLDPACLGEALEEWVPVLERVLGPSVEGHLGVEGCERVHPECEDQSPSLEKPPADEGEENERPEDSPASGEEGHQRSDHLRPEGGGEEVPVTSNGAPSEPVLVRPPKPLPSDLQAQLGRLATLFVETRCFRGPLKHPGVATFMRRYFFLLDQERVRRMCVLSFHEHPELQSSFMEAMLELTQSNKVVEVIHKGDLLKSLRSLRELQPWSAPHLLAHLHRLYEKHGEVAVRSFTQFYPTILPSDVMAMAQPSHFLAYLDNLVQSRAEEQRSAFLGSLLQPESLRQDWLQLALSHDAPQQSDTLTSDGHPRWHSHFFSWGYGRFLSLLIRLPADLDSKQIMAETCRRNGYWTGYLYLCCELQRRSEAFSAICRLDDLSLLEEPKGVVPQTLDEWKTVIQMSQQCSRPLDQAQACAGSSLANGSADSSNQVSPESLTLRLARVVGPDRALAVLQECGVEVELRPHSALVCELLRVAEKRQRALIQTMLERCDRFLWSQPA